Within the Zea mays cultivar B73 chromosome 10, Zm-B73-REFERENCE-NAM-5.0, whole genome shotgun sequence genome, the region ttagccaaattaaaaaatattatacggagagcaGAGAcagtcaataaaaaatcttgaaattttatTAGTGTATAATTTACGTGAGTAttattgtaagccgtcgcaactacCGCCTAGTATGTATTTTATTGACGAGTAAAGTAAATGTGACGGTTCTTCCAAATCACGAGTTCATTCACTTTTGATTTTTTTACAATACCAactgttagtgaaaattttgctaCGATTCACCGTCAAGCACTTGGACCACCAGGCTAAGACGTTGAAGAAAAAATAGCAGCCTCAATCCGAAGAATCAAGAAGAGATAGAGTGGATGCTTCCACCACGGCCGCCGGCGCCTTCTGCCGGGTGACCAGGCGGCGCGGGCCCTCGCATAAGCACACTTGCGCTCGACATCGCCGCCGGGGACGCGACATGAACCTTTCCGCCGCTGCCTTCCTTAGGGCGGGCCGGCGGAGCAGGTCCTGGCATAGCCGCGCGCGCTTTCGCCGCCGCCGGTGCGCCATGCGttttgccgccgccgccgccttgtGCCGGGAGACCAGGCCGGGCGGGTCCTCGCGTCACCACGTGCgtggtcgccgccgccgccgtcacgGCGTTCGTGGGCGGCATAACGGCGCTTGCTATCGTCGCCATCGCCGGAGCTGCGTGGACTTGCCCGCCGCTCCCCTGCTTCGGGGCGCCGGGGCGCCCTTTCGGTGACGGAGCGGGCCGGAGCCGCTGGTGGTGAGACGCCGCCAGGGCCACGTCGTCTGCTCCCCGCGGCGCGCTTGGCAGACTGATGGCTGGAGCTGGGCGGTGGAAGGCGGCGGCGACCAGGCCGGACGACACGTGGCGCAGCAGCTGGCGCGCGAGCGGGCTTGTCGCTTGCGCAGACGGCGACAACGCCATGGCCGTGCTGTGCTGGCTTGGAGAGTTGGAGTCGTTGGTGATGTGCGTCCGAAGAACAGGGTCTGTCTCGGTGACGATCGATGCGATCGCTCCCTTGCGGCGTTGCGAGGGTAGATGAACCGGAGCTGCTGCCCAAGTGCCGATGCCGATGCCGATGCGTTGGCGGCGTCGGTGGTTGTCTCTGAGCTCTGCGGTCTGCGCTGGGAATGGAACGAGCACTGCTTTATAGTAGTAGGCGATCGATGGGCATGGGCGGAGGCAGCGAGCCAGCGAGTGGGGAACTGGGGGTGGCGTCTGACTTTGACTAGTTAGGCTGTCCAGACACTGCCATTGAAGTGGTCCGCAGTCAACCTCAATTTCGTGCGTATTTTACCACTTCAAAGCGGCTACCGAGAACGAAGTTTGAGCATTGACCCGCTCAAGCGTGTGGCCGTAGGTACGTACGAACGATCCGGTCCGTACACGGTACACCC harbors:
- the LOC103642522 gene encoding translation initiation factor IF-2; translation: MALSPSAQATSPLARQLLRHVSSGLVAAAFHRPAPAISLPSAPRGADDVALAASHHQRLRPAPSPKGRPGAPKQGSGGQVHAAPAMATIASAVMPPTNAVTAAAATTHVVTRGPARPGLPAQGGGGGKTHGAPAAAKARAAMPGPAPPARPKEGSGGKVHVASPAAMSSASVLMRGPAPPGHPAEGAGGRGGSIHSISS